The stretch of DNA GGCATGTACTTGAGGGTGAACATTTATTTCACATGATCATTGAGAAAAGAGGCAACTTAGGAACTTATAAATCACCTTGGAAAGATCTTCCATACGAAAGTATAGATGCTGAGCTTAAGTTTGCAGAAACTTACCGAGACGATTTTATTAGTATGATTAGAAATTTTGATTCATTACATTTAGAGCAAATTAGAATTGAGCGTAGCGAAGTTGGGCAAAGCAAAACACTTGGTGACTACCTCAATCGCATAGCTTATCACGAATCTGTACATACAGGACAAATGCTAAGCTACTTAAGGACTATTGATATTGAAAGACCCAAAATTTGGGATTGACACCAATTAAATCTCAAAATGACGCATATAATTTTGAAATTCAATTGGTATAATTTTATTTAATAATGAGTATAAAACAAAACCTTCAAAATATAAAAACATTATTACCAAAACATGTCGCACTTGTTGCTGTTTCAAAAACGAAGCCTGTTAACGATTTAATGGAGGCTTATAATGCTGGTCAACGTATCTTCGGAGAAAATAAGATTCAGGAAATGGTAAACAAGTATGATACCATGCCTAAAGATATTGAATGGCATATGATTGGTCACGTTCAAAGTAATAAGGTAAAATATATGGCATCATTTGTGCAGCTAATCCACGGTGTAGACAATTTAAAACTTTTAAAAGAAATAAATAAACAAGCTTTAAAGCACAGTAGAGTTATAGATTGTCTGTTTCAAATAAAGATAGCCTCAGAAGATTCTAAATTTGGAATGACATCAAAAGAAGCTTCAGAAATTGTAAAATCAGAAACGTTTTCTGAGTTAAAAAATATAAGGATTGTTGGGCTCATGGGAATGGCAACGTTTACTGATGACGAAAATCAGGTAAAAAAAGAATTCAATTATTTAAAAGATGCTTTTGAAAATTTAAAACTCATAAAAGCTGATAACTATCAATTAAACACCATTAGTATGGGAATGAGTGGCGATTACCAATTAGCTATTAATTGTGGTAGTACGATGGTTAGAGTTGGAAGTAGTATATTTGGAGCAAGAAGTTATCATTAAAGACATTGAAACAAGCCATCTTTTGATTAAAACTTAGAGCAAACAGATTACCATCCCTCGACTTTAGCCTGTCTTGAGCAAAGACGAAAGACTCGAGACTGGCTTCTGCAATAACGTTTAATAAAAAACAAATAAACGCATAAACATTTTTTGTACGCAATATTAGACATAGAAACGACTGGAGGCAAGTATAATGAAGAAGGCATTACAGAAATTGCAATCTATAAATATGATGGCCATCAAATAGTTGATCAATTTATAAGTCTTGTTAACCCTGAACGTGAGATACAACCCTTCGTAGTAAACTTAACTGGTATAAATAGCAACATGCTCCGGAATGCGCCTAAGTTTTATGAGGTTGCCAAACGTATTGTTGAGATTACAAATGATTGTATTTTGGTGGCTCACAACGCCCAGTTTGATTATCGAATATTACAAACGGAGTTTAGTCGCTTAGGCTTTGATTTTGAAAGAAAATCACTTTGCACTGTCGAGCTCTCAAAAAATTTAATTCCTGATCAAACTTCATATAGTCTAGGTAAATTGGTTAGATCTCTTGGTATTCCGGTTACAGATAGGCATCGTGCTTCTGGTGATGCTTTAGCGACAATAAAACTGTTTAAAATACTTTTAGATAAGGACAGCTCTAAAAGTATTATTCAACAATCTGTGCGGTTAAATCCGAAGCACCAATTAGAACCAAAACATGTTGATATTATAAAAGAATTACCCGCAATTACTGGTGTTTATTACATTCATAAAGCTAATGGAGATATTATTTATATTGGAAAAAGTAACAATATAAAAAAACGTATCAATCAGCATTTTACAAACACGAATCAAAAATCAAAAAAAATACAAGCTTTGGTTACCGCGGTAACTTACGAGGCTACTGGCAGTGAATTAGTAGCACTTTTAAAAGAAAGCGAAGAAATAAAACGTGTTAGACCTATATTTAATAGAGCATTGCGTAGAACGAGTTTTACACATGCTTTATATAGTTTTAGAGATGAAAACGATTATATTAATTTAAAAATTGATATTGCTGACGGACGCAAAAAACCGGTGACTACTTTTAGTAATAAACAAAGTGGTAAAAGTTTTATAATTAAAGCTATTGAAGAATACAGTTTATGTCAAAAGTTAACAGGCATCTATAAAACAAATACAAACTGTTTTAATTACGATATAAAAACCTGTGAAGGTGCTTGCATTCAAAAAGAAACCACCGAATCTTATAACCAAAGAGTAGAGTTACTATTGTCTAAAAACAGTTATTATAACAAAAACATGGTTATTATTGACAAGGGACGAGATGTTGATGAACGCAGTGCCATCCTCATTGAAAATGGTGTATTTAAAGGCTTAGGGTTCTTCAATCTTAACTATCATATAAATAATATTGAAGTTTTAGAATCTATTATCACCCCAATGAATAATAATCGAGATACGCAGCATATTATTCAAAGTTATCTCCGTAAAAATAAAAAACTAAAACAAATTATATTTGATTAAGCATGAAGCAAATTGTCTTGTGTTATTTATTGCTCTCAAACTTAACTCTTTTTTCACAATCAAATTTTCATTCTGAATCATACAGAGTCACTCTAGGAGATCTGGAAACAAATACTTTTGAAAAAGACTCAACTGCCAACGCTCTAATGGTATATAAATTTGGAAATAGTTTTGTAGATAAAGATGATTATAAGTTAAGAACCGAGATAAAACAAAAAATAAAAATATTAAACAAGGAAGGCTTTAATAAAGCCAACATTTCTATTCATTTATATAACAAAGGTGATAGTAAACAAAAAGTAAAAAAAATTGTTGCCACCACTTATAATCTAGAAGATGGAAACGTTATTAAAACTCAATTACTTGAAAAGGATATTTTTAGAGAAAAATACGATGAAAACCACACCCTTGTTAAATTTACCCTGCCAAATATTAAAGAAGGTTCAGTAATAACCTATAGCTATACACGTATTTCCCCTTTTATGTTTAACTATAAAGGATGGAATTTCCAAAGCGATATACCAACTTTATACAACGAATACAGAACAAGTATTCCTGGAAACTGGTATTACAATATTAAATTAGTAGGTGGTAAAAAACTAATAACAAATACATCAGAGATAAAAAAGAATTGTCTGGAAAATTCAAGAGGTGCCAGTGCAGATTGTGGTAATAGTGTTTATGCTATGAGAGATATGCCCGCTTTTATAGAAGAAGACTACATGACTTCCAAATACAATTATTTGGCAAGAGTAGAGTATGAATTACAAACATTCAAAGGTTTTGACGGTAGAGTAAATAATTATACCAAAACATGGAAAACCGTTGATAGAGAATTTAGAACAGATAAAGATATTGGAAGACAGTTAACAAAATCTATAGATTTAGAAAATTTATTGAATCTTGAAATTATTAATGAAAAGGATTTATTAAAAAAGGCAAATACTATTTATAGATATGTTCAAGAAAACTATACATGGAATGGGGACTATAAAATATTTGAAGACGTTTCTATTAAAAATTTGATTAAAAATAAATCTGGAAATGTCTCGGCTATAAATATTTTGCTCCATAATTTATTAAAAGAATCGGGTATAAATGTGAAACCCGTATTATTATCGACTAGAAATAATGGGTTTGCCACAAAAGTTTATCCTGTTATTTCAGATTTTAACTACTTAATTGTTCAGGCAAACATAAATGATAAAATCTACTATTTAGATGCTACAGACAATTACTTATGCTTTGGTGATATTCCTTTTAGATGTCTAAATAGTTATGGTAGGCTTATGGATTTTAAAAATGGTAGCAAATGGGTTGATTTAAAACCAAGCAAGGCTTCAAACGTTTATTATAATGCAGAAGTGAATATTAACGAAAAAGAAACTATTTCTGGAAACATAATCTCAAAACGGACTGGGTATCATGCCTTAAATTATAAAAAATCATACTATCAAAACAGTGAATCTTATGTTCAAACGTTAGAAAACAAGTTTCCTTATTTAGATATTTCAGATTTTGAAGTAACAAGTAATGGTAAAACAAGTGAAGATTTTAAAGAATCTTATCACATAGACTATAATTATGAAGATACTGGAGATAACATTTATTTAAATCCATTTTTTGTTAAATTTTTTAATGAAAATCCGTTTAAACTTCAAGAAAGAACATACCCTATAGATTTTGGTTATAAAGACACCTACCATTATTCATTTAAACTTAGTTTCGATGATAATAAATATACCATTATTGAACTCCCAGAAGAAAAAAACATAGCTTTACCAAATAATTCAGGGAGAGTCCTTTTCTCTACTAGGGCCCTTGGTAATACTATTTTTATTATGCTAAAGATAACCTTCAACAAAGCCATTTATGAGCCAGAATATTACCCGTATCTAAAAGCGTTTATGAGTGAAATTGTTAATATTCAAACGAATTCGCTTATCCTTTTAAAGAAAAAGTAATCTATCTTTCTTATTTTTGAATACATGGACAAACCAAAAAAAAGGTATTGGAAAGCAAGACTTCATGAAATTATTTATGAAGCAGATACGCCTGTCGGGAAATTATTTGATATTATTTTACTTGTCACAATTATAGCAAGTATTATCTTAGTAATGCTAGAGAGTGTTAAAACTTTCGATACTAAATATCACGATTTCCTTAATATCTCAGAATGGGTAATTACCATACTATTTACCTTAGAATATATAGCTAGACTGATTACCGTAAAAAAACCTTATAAATATGTTACTAGTTTTTATGGTATTATTGATTTATTATCGACCATTCCAAAATATATTTCTTTAGTTTTTGGAGGTATTCATGCCCTTGCAGCTTTACGTGCTTTAAGGTTACTTAGAATCTTCAGAATATTAAAATTAGTACGTTATTTAGGCGCGTCAAACACCTTACTAAAAGCATTAAAAGCGAGTCGTGTAAAAATATCTGTATTTCTATTTACCGTTATTATTATCGCCATTATTTTAGGTACTATTATGTATCTTATTGAAGGGGATGAAGCTGGTTTCACAAGCATTCCTGCAAGTGTATATTGGTGTATTGTTACTTTAACCACTGTTGGTTATGGTGACATTTCTCCTGCAACTCCATTTGGGCAATTCATAGCCTCTATTGTTATGATTTTAGGTTATGGTATCATAGCTGTGCCTACTGGTATTGTATCTGCAGAATATGCTACTCAAACTAGAGCAAGTAAAGGCAAAGATGAAAATGTACAATTAAATTCCCAATCTTGTTCTAACTGCTTATCCGAAAAACATAGAGATGGTGCTGAATTTTGTTATAATTGTGGAGAAAAACTTCATCCATAAACATCATTATGGTGTAGTTAAATTGAGGAATAGTTAGGCTATACACTATATCCTCAACGCACAACAATATTCTTGTATTTTCTCATTAAATTTGTTCTAACAAACAAACACTTAAACGTATCAACTCAAAAAACAAATATCTTATTTCCTTAATTGGTCCTACTGCCATAGGCAAAACAGCCTTAAGCATAAAATTAGCGAATCATTTCGATACAGAAATACTATCGGCAGATTCGCGGCAGTTTTTTAAAGAAATGCAAATTGGTACAGCTGCTCCAACACCTGAAGAATTAGCGGCAGCTAAACATCATTTTATTCATCATAAATCTATAAAAGATAATTATAATGTTGGCGCCTTTGAAAAAGATGCTATAAATACTTTAAATACGCTTTTTAAAACTCACGACACTGTCATAATGGTTGGTGGTTCCGGATTATATGTTGATGCCGTTAATAAAGGCTTAGATGATTTTCCAGAAGTTGAAAGCAGTATTCGTGAAGCGCTTAATAATGATCTAGAAACAAAAGGGTTGTCTCATTTACAAAAACAATTAGAGCAGCTCGACTCTGTTGCTTACAACACGATTGCTATTGATAATCCACACCGTGTTATTCGTGCTTTAGAAATTTGTATTGGCACAGGCAAACCCTATTCATCATTTTTAAATAAGGAAAAAATAAAACGCCATTTTAAAACGATCGCCATTGGACTAACTGCCGAAAGAGAGGCCATATACAACCGAATTAATAAACGGGTTGATATTATGATGCAAGAAGGCTTATTGGAGGAAGTTAAAAGTTTAGTTTCTTTTAAAAATTTAAATGCTTTAAATACTGTTGGTTATAAAGAATTATTTAATTATTTAGATGGTGAATGGACACTCGATTTTGCTATTTCTGAAATTAAAAAGAATACGCGGCGTTTTGCAAAACGTCAACTTACCTGGTTTAAAAAGAACGAGGAAACTTTGTGGTTTGATTTTACAACACCAATGGAAGATATTATTAATCATATAAATCAAAATATTTCTTAATAATGGCAATACCTGAAAATGCTTTGGACAATCCTGTTTGGTTCTCTTTAACCGATTGCCATTTTAATCAGGCAATAGATTATGGGAATGTAAAATTTTTTCATCCGGATTATGGTCCTTTTGGAGCTTTTATAAATAATGAGGACACGAGTCTTGCTATAGAAAAATATGCCAAATTAATTACAGATTTTTTTATTGTTGGCAATAAACCTAAAATGCCATTGCATTTTAAAGAACCTATTGAATATATAGGTTTACAAATGATTATATATAATAAAATAAATTACCCTGTAACGGAAAACATTATAGAATTAACAAAATCAAATTATGATGATTTAATCGATTTAGTTAAACTAGTTTATCCAGAGTATTTTAAATCGAAAACAAATGAGTTAGGACAGTATTATGGCATCTATAAAGATAAAAAACTTGTTGCTGTAACAGGAGAACGTATGCAAACTAATGATTTTATTGAAATTAGCGCTGTAATAACGCATCCGGATCATACTGGTAATGGTTATGCAAAACAACTTATTTCACACACTGTAGAGAGTATTTTAAAAAAAGGAAAAATTCCTTTTTTACATGTAGATCAAACGAACCTTGGTCCTATACAATTATATAAAAAGCTAGGGTTTACCACACGAAGAAAATTTAGTTTTTGGAAGATCAGTAGTAAAAAACAATGAAGAATATGAGGTTGTATTCTAAGTTAAAATCCAAAGAATTCACCTAAAAACAAAAGGCCTTTCTGTTAAAAATCAAGTTTAACGAAAAGCTCTTGTCTTTTGATAACGGCAAAACACCTGGCAATCAATTTAGCTATGCCCGTATTAAACTCATGTTAAATTAATTCTTTATTATTCCCTTTTGCAAACATAGGATGACAAAATATACTACTTATTATACAGTCTCTTTTCCGCTTTTTGATTAAACTTTGGCCGATTTACTAATAAATGTTTAAAACTGATTTCTATAAAGATTTTCATAATCTTCTTTATGATCTAAATCGATGTTTTCTAATTTAGGCTTAAAAGCTTTTACCAAAGAAGCATATTTTTTCAGAAGTACTTTAGCTCCTTTATCATCACTTAATTTTGACAGTTCTGATAAGTACACCTTATCAAAAATTACCGGAACACCAGAAATGCCTTTTTTATAAGAAGTTGCTATAATTTGATCTGTATTTGGGGTGAAGTTATGAATTAAAGTATTTAAAAAATCAGAATCTATAAATGGTTGATCTGCCAGGCAAATAAGCACCCCATCAACCTTTGGTTTTAAATTCAGAAAATGGTCAGCAGCACAAGCTATGGATTTACCCAAACCTGATTTCCAATCTTTATTCCTAATAATAGTAACTGGAAACTTGATTGTTTTATTTTTTATTACAGCGTAATTTGCTCCTAAAACCACATAGACATCATCTGTAGTTTTTAATGTTGTTTCAATAGTATGCCCTAAAAGCGTATTGTTCCCCCAAGCTAGCAACTGCTTTGCAGTTCCCATGCGTTCTGAAGCACCTGCAGCTAAAATAACAATAGGAATATGTAAAGAATGCTTAGACACTATTGAGAATATTATGAATGAATCTTCCCCGTTTTTTTATTTAACGATATAGGGTCTCGTTTTCTGGACACTGCTAATATTTCAGATACAATTGAAACTGCAATTTCTTGAGGGGTTTCAGAACCAATATTAATGCCAGCAGGGCCATGAATACCATCTAAAAAGGCATCATCTGCATCTGGACAATATTCTATAAATTGAGACAATAAATCATCCCTTCGTTTTGAGGGGCCTAACAGTCCAATATAAACAGGATTGGTTTCTTTTAATTGAACTAAATACCTTAAATCATTGGCGAAATTATGGGTCATCAATACAATAGCTGTTTGATTATCAATAGATGACGTTTCCATATTTTCTGCCGATACAGCCTGAAAACTAATGGCACCCGGAAAATTCATAATTGATTTAGACTCTGATGAGCCAGAAATAATAACAACCTCCCAGCCTGTTAAAACTGCATATTTGCATAATTGTACGGCATCATGTTCTGCTCCTATAATAACAAGTTTAAAGCATGGTGGCATACTTTGTTTAAAAATTGATAAAGAGTCATCCACTTTTTGCTTGTTACTTTGTAATGAAAAAAGAGAATCTTTAACTTTTACCCAAGTGCCTGTTCCACAAATGGTGCCTTCTTTCTTATCGAAATATGACCAAATTTCGAATGAATTTCTTTCTTCCAGAGTACGAGAAAAAGCCTCTTTAAAAGCAAGATTTGGTTCAAACAATTCTATTAAAATATATAAAACACCTTCACAGCCCAATCTATATCTGCCATCATACGTCATTATTTTAGATTCCCCTGTCTTAAAAACAGATTCAGATTGTAACAAGATCTCTTTTTCTACGCACCCCCCACTCACAGCACCAATCATTTTACCATCTTCCAAAATAAGCATTCTCACACCTGGTTTTCTATAGGAAGAACCATCAAGTGCTACGACAGATGCCAAAACCGATTTAATTCCTTTTCTAGCAGCTATTTCAGCTTGATTAACTATGTCTTTAAATTCATGTGTCATAAACGAAGATTTACCCAACCACCTTTTCTAAATCCAAATTATTAATATATGGTTGTTTGGTTAATCTTTTTCCTGTGGCTTTATATATAGCATTTGCTACTGCAGCACCTACAGGAGGTAACGTTGGCTCACCTAAACCAGTTGGAGCTATGTTATTTTCAATAAAATGAACATCTACTTGGGGTGTCTGTCCCATTCTTATTAGTTGATAACTATTGAAATTATTAGATTGAGGAGCTCCATCTTTAAATGCTAACTCACTATACAGGGCATGACCTATGCCATCTATAACGCCTCCTTTTATTTGGTTTATAGCTCCTAATGGATTTACAACAATACCACAATCTACGGCACAGGTTACCTTTTTAACTATAGGATTTCCTTTTTCCATAACAATATCTGCTATTTCAGCAACATGGGTATTATGGCAATAATACACCGAAAACCCTTGATAAACGCCCGCTTCTGTTTTTCCCCAATTGGATTTATCAACCACCATTTTTATAACACCTTGTAAACGCTCAGGACTATATTCTATATTGGGTTCAGGATTATTTTTTACGTTTTCTAATAAATCTAAATGTAACTGAACACGATCAACTTCTAAAACCTCTGCTAGTTCATCAAAAAAGCTTTGTTCCGCACTTGCTAAAAAGTTAGTATATGGGGCTCTCCAAGCACCTGTCGTTATATTACTTTTATAATTAGCAGTGTCTACTTGATAATTTTCTAATGCTGCTGCTGGAAAGAAATTTGGAATCAGTCCATACATATTACCATTAATAGCTGCTTCTTTTAAATAATAACCCGTTAATTTCCCATCTTTAATTGATGCTGCTATTTTATATTTTGTTGCTGGTCTATACGTTCCTGCACACATATCATCTTCTCGGGAGAAAACTACTTTTACAGGTTTTTTTGCCAAATTTGAAACTTCTGCAGCTTCTAAAGCAAAGTCGCCATATAATCGTCTACCAAAGCCACCACCCATTCTGGTCATTTTTAAAGACACTTCACTAACCTCTCGTTCCAAAAGTTTTGCTACCCTATCTGCAGTCCATTTTGGAGTTTGGATAGGCCCAACCAGATTTATTTTCTCCTCAGTAACATGAGCAAAGAAATTCATGGGTTCCATACAGTTATGAGGTAAAAATGGTGACTCGTAAATGCGTTCTAAAACCTTATCAGCCTCTGCAAAGGCCTTTTTTACATCACCATCTTTTCTACGCGTATCAAACTTATTCCCATTTAATATCTTAAGCAATTCTGCATTATGAAATTCTGTACTTTCAGCTTTAGAATCTTGTTTCCATTTTGCTTTCAAAGCTTTCTTCCCTTTCATAGCTGTCCATGTATTGATTGCTAAAACCGCTATTTTATCTCCAAACTTAATAACATCAACAACACCACTAACATGTCTTGCATCTGTATCATCAAAAGACTCTAAAACTTGTCCAAAAGCTGGAGGTCTTAAAACCGATGCATATACCATACCTTCTTCTTTATAATCTAGACCAAACAATGGTTTTCCTGTAATAATTTCATCAATATCAACATTGCTTTTACCCTTACCAATAACGGTAAAATCTTTAGATTCTTTTAACTTAACATCTTCTGGAACTTCCAACAAAGCGGCTTCTTTTACAACATCTCCATAACCTAATTTCTCACCATTTGCATTTGTAATAATACCTTGTGATGCCTTGCAATCTGATGCTGAAACACCCCACTTTGCGGCGGCGGCATTTACTAACATTTGTTTTGCTGTAGCTCCTGTTTGCCTTAAAGGTTCCCAACTACTTCTTATTGATTGACTACCACCGGCTACTTGGCGTGTATAGTTTTCTGTATCAAGCTCTCCCTGCTTTACATACACATCATCCCAAGGCACATCTAATTCTTCTGCAATAAGCATCGGCATCGATGTTTTTACGCCTTGGCCAATTTCTGGGTTAGGTGAAAATATCGTGACTTTGCCTTCATTCGAAATTTTTATAAAGGCATTAAAGTCATTAAAATTTAACTGACTAATATCGATTGGTGGCTTTACATCCGATTTACAAGCCGTAAACAAGTTAAAGCTAATAAGCATGCCTCCACTTGCTAACGCTGAAGTTTTTAAGAATGATCTTCTACTAAATGTTTGTTGTCTTGAAAGATTCATTTTGTTTCTTATTTATTGAGGTTTAACTTATTTTTTCTGCAGCTACTTTTACTGCTTTTTCTATACTATTATATGACGCACAGCGACATATATTTCCATGCATAGCACTTCTTATTTCTGAATTACTTGGATTTGAATTTTGATTCAGAAATGCTGAAGCCGTCATTATTTGTCCAGATTGACAATAACCACATTGTGGTACATCAATGGCTTTCCAGGCTTGCTGTACAGGATGACTTCCGTCTTCTGAAAGCCCTTCAATAGTTGTAATACTCATACCTTCTGCCTGTGAAATTGGAAGTAAACAACTCCTCATAGCGTTGCCATCAACATGTACTGTACAGGCACCACATTGACCAATGCCACAACCATATTTAGTTCCTACTAAATCTATTTGATCTCTTAAAACCCAAAGTAAAGGCGTGTCTGCATCTGCCTCTACAGTATGCTTTTTATTATTAATTTTTAAATTGAAGGTTGACATATATTAAGTATTAAATTAGATGTATTCGTTTAAATGTAAAAAAAATAAAAGTCACTTTGAGCTATTACATCTGTTTTAACATTGTTTTAATAAATTACAGACTTTAGATTTTGAAAATTTAAAATGAGTTATAGTAGTCTATTTTCTTCTTTTAAATTTTTAGATTTGCCAAATACAAATACTACTTATGGCTATTATTTCTTCCTTGGGACTTATATTAATTACTTGTATCATAATTTGGAGAGCTTGCGATGGTTTTGAAATGGCTTCGAACTATTTAGGAAGGAATATGAAAGAAGGGATTAAAGGTGCTACTATCAATGCTATTGGAAGTAGTTTACCTGAATTATTTACCACGCTTTTTTTCTTATTTATATTAAAAGATAAAGATGGTTTTTCTGGTGGTATTGGTACCACAGCTGGAAGTGCCGTTTTTAATGCTATGATTATTCCTGCTGTTGTTATTTTAGTGGTTATAGGAAAGGGCATTTCTTCTAAAATTGAAATTTCCAGAAAGGTCATCATGCGTGATGGTATTTCATTAATCATTGCTGAACTGGCATTGATTTTTGTAATTACCGGCACTTCTTTAAACTGGATTCACGGACTTATTTTAATGGTACTATATTTTATTTATGTCGCTTATATGTTAATGAGTCAAGGAGTTGGTGATATAGAAAATGATTATGAAGACACAGCAGATGGCGGTAATAAAACCATTGCATTATTTAAAGGTGATTTGTCTACTGTGGTTTTGGGTGACTCCAAAATCAATAAAACGAAAGCGATTTTATTATTAGTGCTTTCTGTTTTTTTTATAGCCATTGCTTGCTTTTGGCTCGTTGAGGCTTGTGAACAATTTGGAACTGCTATTGGGATGCCTATTTACTTTGTTTCTGTAGTACTAGCCTCAGCTGCCACGAGTGTACCTGATACTATTATTTCATACAAAGACGCTATGAAGGGTAACTATGATGATGCGGTTGCTAATGCTCTGGGAAGTAACATATTTGACGTTTGTTTCGCACTCGGTTTTCCTTTATTTCTGTTTACACTTATTTATGGCCCTATAGAAATGAGCAGCAACACTATCGAAAATGTTGGACAATTACGTGTGCTACTTTTAATTTCAACCATAATAGTTTTTCTGATATTTGTTTTTTCGAAAAATGGCATCAAAAAACTTCATGCCAGATTATTACTACTACTATATGTTCTGTTTGTCGCTTATTCTGTTGGCAAAGGGGTGAGTTATGATATTCCAGTTATTAATGAAATATCCTATCTACTCTCTATGATATCGCATTGGTTTAGTTCTATTATAATCTAATGATATACTGGAGCTAGATTATGCTTAACTACTAGACGTAGCAATTTATTTGATTAAAAACTATAAATTATATTATATAATAAAACAACTATTTGGATTAACATCAATAGCTATGAAATTTCTCAAGTTTATCTTGAGTCTTCCGACTGCGCTCAGTGCAGAAATTCAGGGTGACAAGCACTTCATGACCAATTGCGAATAATCAATAATTTTTTCTCTTCATACATTTA from Flavivirga spongiicola encodes:
- a CDS encoding DinB family protein, which translates into the protein MNATEIILLNFSEIRRRSIKLWQGIPKEHLHWKPDNQAFTIIEMIRHVLEGEHLFHMIIEKRGNLGTYKSPWKDLPYESIDAELKFAETYRDDFISMIRNFDSLHLEQIRIERSEVGQSKTLGDYLNRIAYHESVHTGQMLSYLRTIDIERPKIWD
- a CDS encoding YggS family pyridoxal phosphate-dependent enzyme, coding for MSIKQNLQNIKTLLPKHVALVAVSKTKPVNDLMEAYNAGQRIFGENKIQEMVNKYDTMPKDIEWHMIGHVQSNKVKYMASFVQLIHGVDNLKLLKEINKQALKHSRVIDCLFQIKIASEDSKFGMTSKEASEIVKSETFSELKNIRIVGLMGMATFTDDENQVKKEFNYLKDAFENLKLIKADNYQLNTISMGMSGDYQLAINCGSTMVRVGSSIFGARSYH
- a CDS encoding exonuclease domain-containing protein — protein: MYAILDIETTGGKYNEEGITEIAIYKYDGHQIVDQFISLVNPEREIQPFVVNLTGINSNMLRNAPKFYEVAKRIVEITNDCILVAHNAQFDYRILQTEFSRLGFDFERKSLCTVELSKNLIPDQTSYSLGKLVRSLGIPVTDRHRASGDALATIKLFKILLDKDSSKSIIQQSVRLNPKHQLEPKHVDIIKELPAITGVYYIHKANGDIIYIGKSNNIKKRINQHFTNTNQKSKKIQALVTAVTYEATGSELVALLKESEEIKRVRPIFNRALRRTSFTHALYSFRDENDYINLKIDIADGRKKPVTTFSNKQSGKSFIIKAIEEYSLCQKLTGIYKTNTNCFNYDIKTCEGACIQKETTESYNQRVELLLSKNSYYNKNMVIIDKGRDVDERSAILIENGVFKGLGFFNLNYHINNIEVLESIITPMNNNRDTQHIIQSYLRKNKKLKQIIFD
- a CDS encoding transglutaminase domain-containing protein, which produces MKQIVLCYLLLSNLTLFSQSNFHSESYRVTLGDLETNTFEKDSTANALMVYKFGNSFVDKDDYKLRTEIKQKIKILNKEGFNKANISIHLYNKGDSKQKVKKIVATTYNLEDGNVIKTQLLEKDIFREKYDENHTLVKFTLPNIKEGSVITYSYTRISPFMFNYKGWNFQSDIPTLYNEYRTSIPGNWYYNIKLVGGKKLITNTSEIKKNCLENSRGASADCGNSVYAMRDMPAFIEEDYMTSKYNYLARVEYELQTFKGFDGRVNNYTKTWKTVDREFRTDKDIGRQLTKSIDLENLLNLEIINEKDLLKKANTIYRYVQENYTWNGDYKIFEDVSIKNLIKNKSGNVSAINILLHNLLKESGINVKPVLLSTRNNGFATKVYPVISDFNYLIVQANINDKIYYLDATDNYLCFGDIPFRCLNSYGRLMDFKNGSKWVDLKPSKASNVYYNAEVNINEKETISGNIISKRTGYHALNYKKSYYQNSESYVQTLENKFPYLDISDFEVTSNGKTSEDFKESYHIDYNYEDTGDNIYLNPFFVKFFNENPFKLQERTYPIDFGYKDTYHYSFKLSFDDNKYTIIELPEEKNIALPNNSGRVLFSTRALGNTIFIMLKITFNKAIYEPEYYPYLKAFMSEIVNIQTNSLILLKKK
- a CDS encoding ion transporter, with translation MDKPKKRYWKARLHEIIYEADTPVGKLFDIILLVTIIASIILVMLESVKTFDTKYHDFLNISEWVITILFTLEYIARLITVKKPYKYVTSFYGIIDLLSTIPKYISLVFGGIHALAALRALRLLRIFRILKLVRYLGASNTLLKALKASRVKISVFLFTVIIIAIILGTIMYLIEGDEAGFTSIPASVYWCIVTLTTVGYGDISPATPFGQFIASIVMILGYGIIAVPTGIVSAEYATQTRASKGKDENVQLNSQSCSNCLSEKHRDGAEFCYNCGEKLHP
- the miaA gene encoding tRNA (adenosine(37)-N6)-dimethylallyltransferase MiaA; this translates as MNSKNKYLISLIGPTAIGKTALSIKLANHFDTEILSADSRQFFKEMQIGTAAPTPEELAAAKHHFIHHKSIKDNYNVGAFEKDAINTLNTLFKTHDTVIMVGGSGLYVDAVNKGLDDFPEVESSIREALNNDLETKGLSHLQKQLEQLDSVAYNTIAIDNPHRVIRALEICIGTGKPYSSFLNKEKIKRHFKTIAIGLTAEREAIYNRINKRVDIMMQEGLLEEVKSLVSFKNLNALNTVGYKELFNYLDGEWTLDFAISEIKKNTRRFAKRQLTWFKKNEETLWFDFTTPMEDIINHINQNIS
- a CDS encoding GNAT family N-acetyltransferase, coding for MAIPENALDNPVWFSLTDCHFNQAIDYGNVKFFHPDYGPFGAFINNEDTSLAIEKYAKLITDFFIVGNKPKMPLHFKEPIEYIGLQMIIYNKINYPVTENIIELTKSNYDDLIDLVKLVYPEYFKSKTNELGQYYGIYKDKKLVAVTGERMQTNDFIEISAVITHPDHTGNGYAKQLISHTVESILKKGKIPFLHVDQTNLGPIQLYKKLGFTTRRKFSFWKISSKKQ